In Daphnia magna isolate NIES linkage group LG7, ASM2063170v1.1, whole genome shotgun sequence, a single genomic region encodes these proteins:
- the LOC116927550 gene encoding uncharacterized protein LOC116927550 yields the protein MLKLNPQTGENQAFCRACALFYQNHKGDLEKHVDRTQHKQNMEKFPELLKQQDRLANFASPLRDRITNLELRILAHICENSQSVCSAQGMLEVMQTEGNDPIFKKATLGYTKAGNLIREGFGKFCTQQTASKLKNKYFSIIFDETTDVSIKTKMVIVVCQWCLEKGKLQFDVLDLVDVSDGTADGLTNCILSRLEKHGIPSARFVGFSADTCNVNFGRIKSVSTLLRDRFPKLATVKCTCHNFHLCAKHSYKALPPELIELLHAIPAHFSNSRDRRDKLKECLRFLKLDELEILKPGETRWLTFKNCAVRILQQYDALILHFISEVAENPTEKYNRILFLLQDPFTKILLEFLI from the exons ATGCTGAAACTCAATCCACAGACTGGAGAGAATCAAGCATTTTGTAGAGCTTGTGCGTTGTTTTATCAAAATCATAAGGGAGATTTAGAAAAACATGTTGACCGTACCCAACACAAACAGAATATGGAAAAGTTCCCAGAGTTGCTTAAGCAACAGGATCGTTTAGCCAATTTTGCATCTCCACTTAGGGATCGTATCACTAATCTTGAACTACGAATTTTGGCTCATATATGTGAAAATAGTCAATCAGTGTGTTCTGCTCAAGGAATGCTTGAAGTGATGCAGACAGAAGGAAATGATCCCATATTCAAGAAAGCCACATTAGGATATACAAAAGCAGGCAACTTGATAAGAGAAG GATTTGGAAAATTTTGTACACAACAAACAGCAAGTAAACTGAAgaacaaatatttttccatTATATTCGATGAAACCACGGACGTGTCTATCAAAACTAAAATGGTTATTGTAGTTTGCCAGTGGTGCCTTGAAAAAGGAAAGCTGCAATTCGATGTTCTCGATCTAGTGGATGTTTCTGATGGGACTGCAGATGGATTGACTAACTGTATTCTTTCAAGGCTGGAAAAACACGGAATTCCTTCCGCACGATTTGTTGGGTTTTCAGCTGATACATGCAATGTGAATTTTGGAAGAATCAAATCAGTCTCAACATTGCTGAGAGACCGTTTCCCCAAGCTCGCAACAGTCAAATGTACTTGTCACAACTTTCATTTATGTGCAAAGCACTCCTATAAGGCCTTGCCTCCAGAACTTATTGAACTTCTCCATGCTATTCCTGCCCACTTCAGCAATAGTCGTGACAGGCGAGATAAATTAAAGGAGTGTCTTAGATTTCTCAAACTTGATGAGTTGGAAATTCTCAAGCCCGGAGAAACGCGTTGGCTCACTTTTAAAAACTGCGCTGTCCGCATTCTCCAACAATATGACGCTTTAATTTTACATTTCATTTCTGAGGTTGCTGAAAACCCCACAGAAAAATACAACagaattttgtttcttttgcaagATCCTTTTACTAAAATTCTTCTTGAGTTTTTAATTTGA